One genomic region from Pyrobaculum islandicum DSM 4184 encodes:
- a CDS encoding 4Fe-4S binding protein, producing the protein MLPISKPALASAGITGTWRVYRPVIKLEKCIDCGLCWLYCPESVIEWERGQKIQIDYTYCKGCGICANVCPVKAIDMVPEVV; encoded by the coding sequence GTGTTACCCATATCTAAACCTGCGCTAGCGTCGGCCGGCATAACAGGCACTTGGCGTGTTTATAGACCCGTGATTAAACTTGAGAAATGTATAGATTGTGGATTATGTTGGCTCTACTGTCCCGAGTCGGTAATTGAATGGGAGAGGGGACAGAAGATACAGATAGACTATACCTATTGCAAGGGGTGTGGAATCTGTGCAAATGTCTGCCCTGTAAAAGCTATTGACATGGTTCCAGAAGTAGTATGA
- a CDS encoding pyruvate ferredoxin oxidoreductase produces MKTLSVQKTALTGNYAVAYAVKMAKPHVIAAYPITPQTSIVEKLAEFVERGELNARFVNVESEFAAMSVVYGAAMVGARAFTATSSHGLLYMYEVTWWTALSRAPVVMAVVTRTIGPPWNIHVEHNDILTLRDSGWIIAMAETVQETFDLTIQAFKIAETAILPVAIGVDGFILSHSTEPVEIPQQEIVDYFLPPRKPDIPLLLRPGEPITFGNLPSDNKIHARHKVSTVYEAHEKAKKIINHIDEEYGKITGRRYGGLVEWYRAEDAKHIVVCAGAWCSDAKHAVNALRKDGMSIGLMRLRFIRPFPREEVEKLEDYDTVIIYDRDITPLGGILGIEINSLVSRPKTINIIAGIAGVDFDSHRFYETIRNAVEGRYRELEFII; encoded by the coding sequence ATGAAAACACTTTCAGTACAAAAAACAGCTCTGACAGGAAATTATGCAGTGGCGTATGCAGTTAAAATGGCTAAGCCGCATGTGATAGCGGCGTATCCTATTACACCACAGACGTCAATTGTCGAAAAACTCGCTGAGTTTGTAGAGAGAGGAGAGTTAAATGCGCGTTTTGTAAATGTGGAGTCAGAGTTCGCCGCTATGTCTGTGGTTTATGGCGCTGCAATGGTTGGCGCGAGGGCTTTTACAGCAACTTCGTCACACGGCCTTTTATATATGTATGAAGTCACTTGGTGGACTGCGCTTAGTAGGGCGCCTGTAGTTATGGCCGTAGTAACACGTACCATAGGGCCCCCTTGGAATATCCACGTAGAACATAACGATATTCTCACTCTCAGAGATTCAGGTTGGATTATAGCAATGGCCGAGACTGTACAAGAGACCTTTGATCTAACAATACAAGCGTTTAAAATAGCAGAGACGGCAATTCTCCCCGTTGCCATCGGAGTAGACGGTTTCATACTTAGCCACTCCACAGAGCCTGTGGAGATACCACAACAAGAAATAGTGGACTACTTCCTACCGCCGCGTAAACCAGATATACCGTTATTACTCCGCCCTGGGGAGCCTATTACATTTGGTAACTTGCCCTCTGACAACAAGATTCATGCTAGGCATAAGGTATCGACAGTATATGAAGCACATGAGAAGGCTAAGAAGATTATCAACCATATTGATGAAGAATATGGAAAAATTACAGGCAGAAGATATGGAGGACTTGTGGAGTGGTATAGAGCAGAAGATGCTAAACACATCGTGGTTTGCGCCGGCGCTTGGTGTAGTGATGCTAAACACGCAGTCAACGCTTTAAGAAAAGACGGCATGTCTATTGGTCTCATGAGGCTGAGATTCATTAGACCTTTCCCAAGGGAGGAGGTGGAAAAGCTTGAAGATTATGATACCGTTATCATATATGACAGAGATATAACTCCCCTCGGGGGAATCTTGGGCATCGAGATTAATTCCCTAGTCTCTAGGCCAAAGACAATAAACATAATAGCCGGTATAGCGGGCGTAGACTTTGATAGTCATAGATTTTATGAGACGATACGAAATGCTGTCGAGGGGAGATACAGAGAACTAGAGTTCATAATATGA